The following coding sequences are from one Diachasmimorpha longicaudata isolate KC_UGA_2023 chromosome 6, iyDiaLong2, whole genome shotgun sequence window:
- the Rab32 gene encoding ras-related protein Rab-32 isoform X7 — protein MSTHNSAPSAGVGEKREHLYKILVIGELGAGKTSIIKRYVHQFFSQHYRATIGVDFALKVLNWDPHTIIRLQLWDIAGQERFGNMTRVYYKEAVGAFIVFDVTRSATLEAVVKWKQDLDSKVQLPDGSPIPCVLLANKCDQQKEGLVNSPGKMDDYCKEKGFAGWFETSAKENINIEEAARFLVNKILQNDQIMKGNGTQDQADGERFALNQSPTSSKKSCAC, from the exons ATG tCTACGCACAATAGCGCACCGAGTGCGGGCGTTGGTGAGAAGAGAGAGCATTTGTATAAAATACTTGTTATTGGAGAATTGGGAGCTGGTAAAACATCGATCATCAAGAGATACGTTCATCAGTTCTTTTCACAACATTATCGTGCTACCATTGGCGTTGATTTTGCGCTGAAAGTATTGAATTGGGATCCACACACTATTATCAGGCTACAGCTATGGGATATCGCAG GACAAGAGAGATTCGGAAACATGACGAGAGTTTACTACAAAGAAGCCGTTGGTGCTTTTATCGTCTTCGACGTGACGAGAAGTGCAACTCTTGAAGCTGTGGTCAAGTGGAAACAGGATCTTGACTCTAAAGTGCAACTTCCCGATGGCTCACCAATTCCATGTGTTCTTCTCGCTAATAAGTGTGATCAGCAGAAAGAGGGATTAGTCAATTCACCGGGGAAAATGGATGACTATTGCAAGGAGAAGGGCTTCGCTGGATGGTTTGAGACATCGGCGAAGGAGAATATTAATATCGAAGAAGCCGCGCGATTTCTTGTGAATAAA ATACTCCAAAACGACCAAATAATGAAAGGTAATGGTACCCAAGACCAAGCGGACGGTGAACGTTTCGCCCTAAACCAATCACCAACGAGTTCAAAGAAATCCTGCGCCTGCTGA
- the Rab32 gene encoding ras-related protein Rab-32 isoform X2 — MPQNYDVWTNSEERYESIKKTYFSGSTIVTRPFRNPLFLGSIIVPTGYRSTVSVLALGKHSRMRKSLFKSQSTHNSAPSAGVGEKREHLYKILVIGELGAGKTSIIKRYVHQFFSQHYRATIGVDFALKVLNWDPHTIIRLQLWDIAGQERFGNMTRVYYKEAVGAFIVFDVTRSATLEAVVKWKQDLDSKVQLPDGSPIPCVLLANKCDQQKEGLVNSPGKMDDYCKEKGFAGWFETSAKENINIEEAARFLVNKILQNDQIMKGNGTQDQADGERFALNQSPTSSKKSCAC; from the exons ATGCCCCAGAACTATGACGTCTGGACGAATTCAGAAGAGCGATACGAATCAATCAAGAAAACATATTTTTCCGGATCAACGATTGTCACGAGACCTTTCAGGAATCCTCTCTTTCTCGGTTCTATAATAGTTCCCACCGGATATCGCTCGACAGTTTCTGTATTGGCCCTCGGTAAACACAGCAGAATGAGAAAATCGCTCTTCAAATCGCAg tCTACGCACAATAGCGCACCGAGTGCGGGCGTTGGTGAGAAGAGAGAGCATTTGTATAAAATACTTGTTATTGGAGAATTGGGAGCTGGTAAAACATCGATCATCAAGAGATACGTTCATCAGTTCTTTTCACAACATTATCGTGCTACCATTGGCGTTGATTTTGCGCTGAAAGTATTGAATTGGGATCCACACACTATTATCAGGCTACAGCTATGGGATATCGCAG GACAAGAGAGATTCGGAAACATGACGAGAGTTTACTACAAAGAAGCCGTTGGTGCTTTTATCGTCTTCGACGTGACGAGAAGTGCAACTCTTGAAGCTGTGGTCAAGTGGAAACAGGATCTTGACTCTAAAGTGCAACTTCCCGATGGCTCACCAATTCCATGTGTTCTTCTCGCTAATAAGTGTGATCAGCAGAAAGAGGGATTAGTCAATTCACCGGGGAAAATGGATGACTATTGCAAGGAGAAGGGCTTCGCTGGATGGTTTGAGACATCGGCGAAGGAGAATATTAATATCGAAGAAGCCGCGCGATTTCTTGTGAATAAA ATACTCCAAAACGACCAAATAATGAAAGGTAATGGTACCCAAGACCAAGCGGACGGTGAACGTTTCGCCCTAAACCAATCACCAACGAGTTCAAAGAAATCCTGCGCCTGCTGA
- the Rab32 gene encoding ras-related protein Rab-32 isoform X5: MVMQMSTHNSAPSAGVGEKREHLYKILVIGELGAGKTSIIKRYVHQFFSQHYRATIGVDFALKVLNWDPHTIIRLQLWDIAGQERFGNMTRVYYKEAVGAFIVFDVTRSATLEAVVKWKQDLDSKVQLPDGSPIPCVLLANKCDQQKEGLVNSPGKMDDYCKEKGFAGWFETSAKENINIEEAARFLVNKILQNDQIMKGNGTQDQADGERFALNQSPTSSKKSCAC, translated from the exons ATGGTGATGCAAATG tCTACGCACAATAGCGCACCGAGTGCGGGCGTTGGTGAGAAGAGAGAGCATTTGTATAAAATACTTGTTATTGGAGAATTGGGAGCTGGTAAAACATCGATCATCAAGAGATACGTTCATCAGTTCTTTTCACAACATTATCGTGCTACCATTGGCGTTGATTTTGCGCTGAAAGTATTGAATTGGGATCCACACACTATTATCAGGCTACAGCTATGGGATATCGCAG GACAAGAGAGATTCGGAAACATGACGAGAGTTTACTACAAAGAAGCCGTTGGTGCTTTTATCGTCTTCGACGTGACGAGAAGTGCAACTCTTGAAGCTGTGGTCAAGTGGAAACAGGATCTTGACTCTAAAGTGCAACTTCCCGATGGCTCACCAATTCCATGTGTTCTTCTCGCTAATAAGTGTGATCAGCAGAAAGAGGGATTAGTCAATTCACCGGGGAAAATGGATGACTATTGCAAGGAGAAGGGCTTCGCTGGATGGTTTGAGACATCGGCGAAGGAGAATATTAATATCGAAGAAGCCGCGCGATTTCTTGTGAATAAA ATACTCCAAAACGACCAAATAATGAAAGGTAATGGTACCCAAGACCAAGCGGACGGTGAACGTTTCGCCCTAAACCAATCACCAACGAGTTCAAAGAAATCCTGCGCCTGCTGA
- the Rab32 gene encoding ras-related protein Rab-32 isoform X3 has product MLDLERNVMLVLRTRQDRTDRRLRHKKKAYPPPMEPPPQLLNNNNLYTDFNMNFSENIKQEVARKKSTHNSAPSAGVGEKREHLYKILVIGELGAGKTSIIKRYVHQFFSQHYRATIGVDFALKVLNWDPHTIIRLQLWDIAGQERFGNMTRVYYKEAVGAFIVFDVTRSATLEAVVKWKQDLDSKVQLPDGSPIPCVLLANKCDQQKEGLVNSPGKMDDYCKEKGFAGWFETSAKENINIEEAARFLVNKILQNDQIMKGNGTQDQADGERFALNQSPTSSKKSCAC; this is encoded by the exons ATGTTGGATCTGGAGAGGAATGTGATGCTCGTGCTGAGGACGCGACAGGACAGGACTGACAGGAGGTTGAGGCACAAGAAGAAGGCTTATCCACCTCCGATGGAGCCCCCGCCGCAGTtgctaaataataataatctttATACCGATTTTAATATGAACTTCAGTGAAAATATTAAGCAGGAAGTCGCCAGGAAAAAG tCTACGCACAATAGCGCACCGAGTGCGGGCGTTGGTGAGAAGAGAGAGCATTTGTATAAAATACTTGTTATTGGAGAATTGGGAGCTGGTAAAACATCGATCATCAAGAGATACGTTCATCAGTTCTTTTCACAACATTATCGTGCTACCATTGGCGTTGATTTTGCGCTGAAAGTATTGAATTGGGATCCACACACTATTATCAGGCTACAGCTATGGGATATCGCAG GACAAGAGAGATTCGGAAACATGACGAGAGTTTACTACAAAGAAGCCGTTGGTGCTTTTATCGTCTTCGACGTGACGAGAAGTGCAACTCTTGAAGCTGTGGTCAAGTGGAAACAGGATCTTGACTCTAAAGTGCAACTTCCCGATGGCTCACCAATTCCATGTGTTCTTCTCGCTAATAAGTGTGATCAGCAGAAAGAGGGATTAGTCAATTCACCGGGGAAAATGGATGACTATTGCAAGGAGAAGGGCTTCGCTGGATGGTTTGAGACATCGGCGAAGGAGAATATTAATATCGAAGAAGCCGCGCGATTTCTTGTGAATAAA ATACTCCAAAACGACCAAATAATGAAAGGTAATGGTACCCAAGACCAAGCGGACGGTGAACGTTTCGCCCTAAACCAATCACCAACGAGTTCAAAGAAATCCTGCGCCTGCTGA
- the Rab32 gene encoding ras-related protein Rab-44 isoform X1, producing MVDREDENEGGSSPDTVIGRVEFEEARRLRNNSTSGEYHTAADSSLSLDTIGRTLETEATGDGTAEGTVNQGEKKKKRFGSLKTTFRRDSGFFKGKKKSKELEAQSSAELEIAENLSKEPNRRTGAPLEARYSPTPPAHQSPSPPVTKMMKKKKSGSLVRKLSLSKFRLGSSDQEIRQTPEGGDSSRSQSQSSQESPSYPESPVKSIKKSGHASRVDEERPKGREKRTTPAATPTSERRNPGTTWGQDREEGAGAGTERRGDDAKRRQKPDKLEKTVSTVTVVQRKSPSVTIRTSFSQEHKQSPDFKREDRRPEPSGRQVVSTLPYARSKWSDSSVDLGGSSKKLKLAVKAGSESSLRTPPVTPPVELRRKLSLLEEKRAIFQRKFFASSEGIPSRENSRDTIVGIRGSPTPEDIRSEDDPFPDNFGSRRPSKHISVRTFDIYSTVDGDFDEESEDYLEGIEDQEEIEPPNMALTGETTADVPRTLSVESGSTHNSAPSAGVGEKREHLYKILVIGELGAGKTSIIKRYVHQFFSQHYRATIGVDFALKVLNWDPHTIIRLQLWDIAGQERFGNMTRVYYKEAVGAFIVFDVTRSATLEAVVKWKQDLDSKVQLPDGSPIPCVLLANKCDQQKEGLVNSPGKMDDYCKEKGFAGWFETSAKENINIEEAARFLVNKILQNDQIMKGNGTQDQADGERFALNQSPTSSKKSCAC from the exons ATGGTGGACAGAGAGGATGAGAATGAGGGCGGTAGCTCACCGGATACGGTGATCGGACGGGTGGAGTTCGAGGAGGCCAGGAGGCTGAGGAATAACAGCACTTCTGGGGAGTATCACACGGCTGCTGATTCCAGCTTGAGTTTGGATACCATCGGGAGGACTTTGGAGACCGAAGCAACTGGCGATGGCACCGCTGAGGGAACTGTGAATCAGGgggaaaagaagaagaagaggttTGGGAGCTTGAAGACCACCTTCCGAAGAGATAGCGGGTTCTTCAAGGGGAAGAAGAAGAGCAAGGAGTTGGAGGCACAGTCTTCCGCGGAACTGGAGATTGCTGAGAACTTGTCCAAAG AGCCAAACAGAAGAACAGGTGCACCACTGGAGGCGAGATACTCTCCAACGCCGCCAGCCCACCAGAGTCCATCACCACCAGTCACGAAGAtgatgaagaagaagaagtCCGGTTCGCTTGTTCGCAAGCTGAGCCTGAGCAAATTTCGCCTCGGCTCGAGCGATCAAGAGATACGTCAGACACCCGAGGGCGGTGACAGCAGCCGTTCGCAGAGCCAGTCCTCCCAGGAGTCGCCCAGTTACCCCGAGAGTCCAGTAAAATCTATCAAAAAAAGTGGACACGCGAGTCGGGTGGACGAGGAGAGACCGAAGGGTAGGGAGAAGAGAACAACTCCTGCAGCGACACCGACGTCAGAGAGGCGTAACCCAGGTACAACGTGGGGGCAAGATAGGGAGGAGGGAGCGGGTGCTGGCACCGAACGACGGGGAGACGATGCTAAACGTCGACAGAAACCAGATAAACTCGAGAAAACAGTCAGCACTGTCACCGTTGTACAGCGCAAGTCACCCTCGGTCACCATCAGGACCAGTTTCTCACAGGAGCATAAACAAAGTCCAG ATTTCAAGAGAGAAGATCGTCGCCCGGAGCCCTCCGGCAGGCAAGTAGTGTCAACCCTTCCCTACGCTCGCTCCAAATGGTCTGACAGTTCAGTTGACCTCGGTGGATCATCGAAGAAGCTCAAACTAGCCGTGAAAGCTGGATCAGAGTCGTCGCTGCGGACACCACCGGTGACACCGCCCGTTGAACTCCGGCGAAAGCTGTCGCTGCTCGAGGAGAAGAGGGCGATATTTCAGCGCAAGTTCTTCGCAAGCTCCGAGGGAATTCCATCGCGGGAAAACTCACGGGACACAATCGTCGGCATACGGGGATCTCCCACCCCCGAGGACATCCGAAGTGAGGACGATCCTTTTCCTGATAATTTTGGGAGCAGGCGACCATCCAAACACATCAGTGTACGCACCTTCGATATTTACTCGACCGTCGACGGTGATTTCGACGAGGAGTCCGAGGATTATCTGGAGGGGATTGAGGATCAGGAGGAAATTGAGCCCCCTAACATGGCGCTCACTGGTGAAACAACGGCTGATGTCCCCAGGACACTCAGCGTTGAAAGTGGG tCTACGCACAATAGCGCACCGAGTGCGGGCGTTGGTGAGAAGAGAGAGCATTTGTATAAAATACTTGTTATTGGAGAATTGGGAGCTGGTAAAACATCGATCATCAAGAGATACGTTCATCAGTTCTTTTCACAACATTATCGTGCTACCATTGGCGTTGATTTTGCGCTGAAAGTATTGAATTGGGATCCACACACTATTATCAGGCTACAGCTATGGGATATCGCAG GACAAGAGAGATTCGGAAACATGACGAGAGTTTACTACAAAGAAGCCGTTGGTGCTTTTATCGTCTTCGACGTGACGAGAAGTGCAACTCTTGAAGCTGTGGTCAAGTGGAAACAGGATCTTGACTCTAAAGTGCAACTTCCCGATGGCTCACCAATTCCATGTGTTCTTCTCGCTAATAAGTGTGATCAGCAGAAAGAGGGATTAGTCAATTCACCGGGGAAAATGGATGACTATTGCAAGGAGAAGGGCTTCGCTGGATGGTTTGAGACATCGGCGAAGGAGAATATTAATATCGAAGAAGCCGCGCGATTTCTTGTGAATAAA ATACTCCAAAACGACCAAATAATGAAAGGTAATGGTACCCAAGACCAAGCGGACGGTGAACGTTTCGCCCTAAACCAATCACCAACGAGTTCAAAGAAATCCTGCGCCTGCTGA
- the Rab32 gene encoding ras-related protein Rab-32 isoform X4, with translation MEMDLKFWQTLRFQELTKWTVRPKSWKWCLSTHNSAPSAGVGEKREHLYKILVIGELGAGKTSIIKRYVHQFFSQHYRATIGVDFALKVLNWDPHTIIRLQLWDIAGQERFGNMTRVYYKEAVGAFIVFDVTRSATLEAVVKWKQDLDSKVQLPDGSPIPCVLLANKCDQQKEGLVNSPGKMDDYCKEKGFAGWFETSAKENINIEEAARFLVNKILQNDQIMKGNGTQDQADGERFALNQSPTSSKKSCAC, from the exons ATGGAGATGGACTTGAAGTTTTGGCAGACACTAAGGTTCCAAGAGCTCACGAAATGGACAGTTCGACCAAAGTCTTGGAAATGGTGCCTG tCTACGCACAATAGCGCACCGAGTGCGGGCGTTGGTGAGAAGAGAGAGCATTTGTATAAAATACTTGTTATTGGAGAATTGGGAGCTGGTAAAACATCGATCATCAAGAGATACGTTCATCAGTTCTTTTCACAACATTATCGTGCTACCATTGGCGTTGATTTTGCGCTGAAAGTATTGAATTGGGATCCACACACTATTATCAGGCTACAGCTATGGGATATCGCAG GACAAGAGAGATTCGGAAACATGACGAGAGTTTACTACAAAGAAGCCGTTGGTGCTTTTATCGTCTTCGACGTGACGAGAAGTGCAACTCTTGAAGCTGTGGTCAAGTGGAAACAGGATCTTGACTCTAAAGTGCAACTTCCCGATGGCTCACCAATTCCATGTGTTCTTCTCGCTAATAAGTGTGATCAGCAGAAAGAGGGATTAGTCAATTCACCGGGGAAAATGGATGACTATTGCAAGGAGAAGGGCTTCGCTGGATGGTTTGAGACATCGGCGAAGGAGAATATTAATATCGAAGAAGCCGCGCGATTTCTTGTGAATAAA ATACTCCAAAACGACCAAATAATGAAAGGTAATGGTACCCAAGACCAAGCGGACGGTGAACGTTTCGCCCTAAACCAATCACCAACGAGTTCAAAGAAATCCTGCGCCTGCTGA
- the Rab32 gene encoding ras-related protein Rab-32 isoform X6, translating to MINSTHNSAPSAGVGEKREHLYKILVIGELGAGKTSIIKRYVHQFFSQHYRATIGVDFALKVLNWDPHTIIRLQLWDIAGQERFGNMTRVYYKEAVGAFIVFDVTRSATLEAVVKWKQDLDSKVQLPDGSPIPCVLLANKCDQQKEGLVNSPGKMDDYCKEKGFAGWFETSAKENINIEEAARFLVNKILQNDQIMKGNGTQDQADGERFALNQSPTSSKKSCAC from the exons ATGATTAAT tCTACGCACAATAGCGCACCGAGTGCGGGCGTTGGTGAGAAGAGAGAGCATTTGTATAAAATACTTGTTATTGGAGAATTGGGAGCTGGTAAAACATCGATCATCAAGAGATACGTTCATCAGTTCTTTTCACAACATTATCGTGCTACCATTGGCGTTGATTTTGCGCTGAAAGTATTGAATTGGGATCCACACACTATTATCAGGCTACAGCTATGGGATATCGCAG GACAAGAGAGATTCGGAAACATGACGAGAGTTTACTACAAAGAAGCCGTTGGTGCTTTTATCGTCTTCGACGTGACGAGAAGTGCAACTCTTGAAGCTGTGGTCAAGTGGAAACAGGATCTTGACTCTAAAGTGCAACTTCCCGATGGCTCACCAATTCCATGTGTTCTTCTCGCTAATAAGTGTGATCAGCAGAAAGAGGGATTAGTCAATTCACCGGGGAAAATGGATGACTATTGCAAGGAGAAGGGCTTCGCTGGATGGTTTGAGACATCGGCGAAGGAGAATATTAATATCGAAGAAGCCGCGCGATTTCTTGTGAATAAA ATACTCCAAAACGACCAAATAATGAAAGGTAATGGTACCCAAGACCAAGCGGACGGTGAACGTTTCGCCCTAAACCAATCACCAACGAGTTCAAAGAAATCCTGCGCCTGCTGA